In a single window of the Candidatus Methylomirabilota bacterium genome:
- a CDS encoding sulfurtransferase TusA family protein, giving the protein MPGADVTLDCLGLFCPMPVLKTREAMKRLGPGQILEMTSDDPASEADMKSWTSRTGNELVEIGRNGAVFRFVIRKAG; this is encoded by the coding sequence ATGCCAGGGGCCGACGTGACGCTCGATTGCTTGGGGCTCTTCTGCCCGATGCCTGTCCTCAAGACGCGCGAGGCCATGAAGAGGCTCGGGCCGGGACAGATCCTCGAGATGACGTCGGACGACCCCGCGTCCGAGGCGGACATGAAGAGCTGGACGAGCCGCACGGGGAACGAGCTCGTGGAGATCGGGAGGAATGGCGCGGTCTTCCGCTTCGTCATCCGCAAGGCCGGCTAG